From the genome of Gemmatimonadaceae bacterium:
CGCCGACGGCGGTCAACGTTCCGACCAGCCGGTAGAACGACTCGCGGAAATCCTGGCGGAACGTCGGGGCCAGAGCGACTTCGAAGCCGGACAGCGAGTCGATGACGACCCGCTTGGCTCCGAGTCGCTCCACAGCCTCGAGTATGGCCGCGAGCGCCTCGTCGACGGAAAGATCGAGAGGCCGCAGGTAAATCAGCTCCAGCTTCCCGGCCTTGATCATCTTGGCGATAACGGGGTTTCGCTTGCCGGCCCGGGCGAGATATTCCTCCGGGTATTCTTCGAAGATCGCGATTACCCCGGTCTCGCCGTTCGCCAATCCCGTCGCCATGAACTGCGTCGCGACCGTCGACTTGCCGCTGCCCGCCGGCCCGGTGAGCAGAACCGCGTCCCCGGAAACGACGCCGCCACCGATCATCTCGTCCAGCCCCGGCACACCCGTAGACAGTCTCCCGCCTTGCTGCCGAACCCGTTTGGTCGTCTGCTCCGGGATTCGCGGAAATATCTGGAGACCGTCGTCGGAGATTTTGAACGTGTGCAGCCCGGGCATCGTGGCGCGCCCGCGCACCTTTACGACCTGCAGCTTTCTGACGACCGAGTTCCGGTCGGTTGCCTGAGTGAGCCACAGTATCCCGTCGGCTACCGTGAACACGGGATTGCGCTGCTCTTCCTCGGAGTACTCCCCGAGCAGGAAGGAGGTGACTTCCCAGCTGGTCAGGTGGAGGGCGAGACGCTGAACGAAATTCTCGAGCTCGGACGTTGTTCCCTGTTCGGCGCGGTCCCGCC
Proteins encoded in this window:
- a CDS encoding ATPase domain-containing protein, whose protein sequence is MKGKQAEIRSLPSGVPGLDIVLGGGLPEFSFNLIAGGPGSGKTTLAHQIMFANATVARPALYFTVLGEPTLKMLRYQRQFSFFDPDFAGSAIQFINLSAEVMEQDLGQVLQRIIGEIERVSPGIVVVDSFRTIGGRRDRAEQGTTSELENFVQRLALHLTSWEVTSFLLGEYSEEEQRNPVFTVADGILWLTQATDRNSVVRKLQVVKVRGRATMPGLHTFKISDDGLQIFPRIPEQTTKRVRQQGGRLSTGVPGLDEMIGGGVVSGDAVLLTGPAGSGKSTVATQFMATGLANGETGVIAIFEEYPEEYLARAGKRNPVIAKMIKAGKLELIYLRPLDLSVDEALAAILEAVERLGAKRVVIDSLSGFEVALAPTFRQDFRESFYRLVGTLTAVGVTVFMTAEVVEGFSGVRFTTEKVSFITDEIIIQRYIEIEGELKRVMAVIKMRGSEHSHELRMYEVTPKGVVVGDALTEYDGIITGNPFVRTAPVGTVARPPAKRRGR